One region of Cheilinus undulatus linkage group 4, ASM1832078v1, whole genome shotgun sequence genomic DNA includes:
- the LOC121507971 gene encoding caspase b-like, with amino-acid sequence MSAQKLLLETLEDLLEDDFKKFKWFLSMEILGHCKPVPRSQLQNASRTDTVDKMVTRYGKETAVNLAVEILCETGNNQAAKTLLSAYKGAESATASTSSSAAAPPAAAPAAAAPAAAPAAISVSNGAVLIAPNISTGGSTGHWTLNIK; translated from the exons ATGTCAGCCCAAAAGTTGCTCCTCGAGACTCTGGAAGATCTGCTTGAAGATGACTTCAAAAAATTTAAGTGGTTCCTCTCCATGGAGATCCTTGGCCACTGCAAACCAGTTCCCCGGTCCCAACTACAGAATGCATCGCGGACCGATACTGTGGACAAGATGGTGACAAGGTATGGGAAGGAGACTGCAGTGAACCTTGCTGTGGAGATCCTTTGCGAGACGGGGAACAACCAAGCAGCAAAGACGTTACTGAGCGCATATAAAG ggGCAGAAAGTGCTACAGCCTCCACATCCTCTTCTGCTGCTGCACCTCCTGCtgcagctcctgctgctgcagctcctgctgctgctcctgcagcaaTTTCAGTCTCAAACGGAGCTGTGCTTATCGCTCCGAATATCAGTACTGGCGGTTCAACTGGACATTGGACCTTAAACATCAAATAA
- the LOC121508426 gene encoding protein GPR108-like, with protein MAVSHRVWFLAGYLLVLLLAGCKARIHKLSLKNEIRSAVDLNNFGFYANGTLDVKLHSLIIPDKAVNYSLNPVGFSLSRSRVNGVLSYTAEEPEICPLTLTSVANKEPLVLFLIDINTLSVTVKAMGDQDNLLIAKPKAETPKVQRKRQAPANPGEAAGEPKNQKADDSDAAKPKDNPVETQAADPKPKVEPEGKTKPAVEDKKTDEKEFLLGKTKQLSLDLGRVNNSYNFSFHIIVGELAEGLYSLKFHYCKNRLPGLKHPYSFTVEVTEKNPGGYLSAAEIPLSRLYIGMAGVFFTAALVWVYTLMKHRYSVFKIHWLMAALAFTKSTSLVFHSINYHFINTEGHPIEGWAVMYYITHLLKGALLFITLALIGTGWAFVKYILSDKEKKIFMIVIPLQVLANVAYIIIESTEEGSSEYYLWKEILFLVDLICCGAILFPVVWSIRHLQEASSTDGKAAMNLEKLKLFRHYYVMIVCYIYFTRIIAILLKVTMPFQWQWCYEFLVEVSTLIFFVLTGYKFRPASNNPYLQLPQDEEDVEMDEVVTESGALEGISKVKKTSNGRDRQKESTL; from the exons ATGGCTGTGTCACATAGAGTATGGTTTCTGGCTGGATATTTACTCGTACTACTACTAGCTGGATGCAAAGCAAGGATACACAAGCTTTCCCTGAAG AATGAAATTcggtctgcagttgatctcaacAACTTTGGTTTCTATGCCAATGGGACTCTTGATGTCAAGCTACATTCTCTGATCATCCCAGATAAGGCGGTGAACTACAGCCTGAACCCG GTTGGCTTCAGCCTCTCCAGGTCTCGAGTCAATGGAGTCTTGTCCTACACA GCAGAGGAGCCGGAGATCTGCCCTCTCACTCTGACAAGTGTGGCAAATAAAGAGCCTCTCGTCCTTTTTCTTATTGATATCAACACGCTCAG TGTCACTGTAAAAGCTATGGGTGACCAAGACAACCTGTTGATAGCAAAGCCAAAGGCTGAAACACCGAAAG TTCAGAGGAAAAGGCAGGCGCCAGCTAATCCTGGTGAAGCAGCAGGTGAGCCTAAAAATCAAAAAGCTGACGACAGTGATGCAGCTAAACCAAAAGATAACCCTGTTGAGACCCAGGCAGCTGATCCAAAGCCTAAAGTCGAGCCAGAGGGAAAGACAAAGCCTGCAGTTGAAGACaagaaaacagatgaaaaggaATTCCTG CTGGGCAAGACCAAACAGCTGAGTTTAGATTTGGGCAGAGTGAACAACTCTTACAACTTCAGC TTCCACATTATTGTTGGTGAGCTGGCTGAGGGTCTCTACAGCCTCAAGTTTCACTACTGTAAGAACAGGCTGCCTGGGCTCAAACATCCCTACTCATTCACT GTGGAGGTTACAGAGAAGAATCCAGGCGGCTACCTGTCTGCAGCAGAAATTCCTCTGTCCCGCCTTTATATTGGCATGGCAGGAGTCTTCTTCACCGCTGCCTTAGTCTGGGTGTACACACTCATGAAGCACAG GTATAGCGTGTTTAAGATCCACTGGCTGATGGCAGCGCTGGCCTTCACAAAGTCTACTTCACTGGTTTTCCACAGT ATCAACTATCACTTCATCAACACTGAGGGCCATCCTATTGAAGGCTGGGCTGTCATGTATTATATTACACACTT GCTGAAGGGGGCACTCCTCTTCATCACACTGGCACTGATTGGCACCGGCTGGGCTTTTGTTAAATACATCCTGTCTGACAAAGAGAAGAAGATCTTCATGATTGTCATCCCCCTGCAg GTCTTGGCTAATGTGGCCTACATCATCATCGAGTCAACAGAGGAAGGCTCCAGCGAGTACTATCTGTGGAAGGAGATCCTCTTCCTGGTTGACCTCATCTGCTGTGGAGCCATCCTCTTCCCTGTTGTCTG GTCAATCCGTCACCTACAAGAGGCTTCCAGCACAGACGGCAAAG CTGCCATGAATCTGGAGAAGCTCAAACTCTTCCGGCATTATTATGTGATG aTTGTGTGTTACATCTACTTCACAAGGATCATAGCCATTCTGCTCAAGGTCACCATGCCTTTCCAGTGGCAGTGGTGCTACGAG TTTCTGGTGGAGGTGTCCACTCTGATCTTCTTCGTGTTGACGGGTTACAAGTTCAGACCAGCATCCAATAACCCGTACCTGCAGCTCCCCCAGGACGAGGAGGACGTGGAGATGGATGAAGT AGTGACTGAGTCGGGTGCATTGGAGGGGATTTCCAAAGTCAAGAAAACATCAAATGGACGTGATCGCCAGAAAGAGTCCACCTTGTGA